The nucleotide sequence AAGGCCGGACGCCAGTCGCCATACTTCTTCAATGCGGGCCTGTTCCATGATGGTGCTACCCTGGCCGAGCTGGCGCAGTTCTACGCGCAGACCCTGCTCGACTCGGGCGTCGAATTCGACATGCTGTTCGGCCCCGCCTACAAGGGCATCACCCTGGCATCGGCCACCGCCGTGGCGCTGGCCGGCAAGGGCCGCAACACTTCGTTCGCCTTCAACCGCAAGGAAGCCAAGGACCATGGCGAAGGCGGCACCATCGTCGGCGCCAAGCTACATGGCAAGGTTGTCATTATTGACGATGTGATCTCGGCCGGTACCTCGGTACGCGAGTCGGTGGACATGATCCGCGCCGCCGGCGCCGAGCCATGCGCCGTGCTGATCGCCCTGGACCGCATGGAGCGTTCGGGCCCGGACGGCCAGCTGTCGCCAAGTTCGGCGGTGCAGGAAGTGTCGAAACAGTATGGTATTCCCGTCATCTCAATCGGCAACCTGGACGACTTGTTCGGCTACCTGAATGGCGCGGGCGCCGATCCGGAACTGCTGAAATATAAAGAGGCTGTTTCCGCGTACCGCAATCGGTATGGAATTTAAGTAGTCCTCTCCAGCAGCGCCCGCAGCCGCGGGTCGCTGCAGGTAGCGCTGGCCGATGGGTGGCATTGCAACAAGCGCCGCAACAGCGCGCCGCCGATGCCGCGCCGCCGGAACGGCGGTTTCACGAACAGCATGTTCACCGTCACTTCATCGGCGCGCCTGCTGATATCGAGCATGGCCACTTGCTGGCCGTCGATCCACGCGCACAGCGCGCTATCCCCTTGCCACTCTATCTGCATCACGCCAGCCATGGTTTCAGCGCCGCATGCAGGCCCAGGGCGAACAGCCCGACAAAAAAGCACCGCTTGAATACTTGCTGCGCGATGCGCCCGCGCAGCCATTGGCCGGCCAGCATGCCGCCCAGCGCCGGCAGCAGCGCATACGCGGAAACGGCCGCCGCGCCCAGGCTGAAGTTGCCGTGCAATGCCAGGCTGGCCGCCAGCGCCACGGTCGATGCCGTAAACGCCAGGCCCAGCGCCTGCACCAGCGCGTCGCGTGCCAGCCCCAGTCCCTGCAGATACGGCACGGCGGGGATCACGAAGACGCCCGTGGCGGCAGTCAGCAATCCCGTCACG is from Janthinobacterium sp. 61 and encodes:
- the pyrE gene encoding orotate phosphoribosyltransferase, with the protein product MNNLRQQFIAFSVSKGVLRFGEFTTKAGRQSPYFFNAGLFHDGATLAELAQFYAQTLLDSGVEFDMLFGPAYKGITLASATAVALAGKGRNTSFAFNRKEAKDHGEGGTIVGAKLHGKVVIIDDVISAGTSVRESVDMIRAAGAEPCAVLIALDRMERSGPDGQLSPSSAVQEVSKQYGIPVISIGNLDDLFGYLNGAGADPELLKYKEAVSAYRNRYGI
- a CDS encoding GNAT family N-acetyltransferase, with translation MAGVMQIEWQGDSALCAWIDGQQVAMLDISRRADEVTVNMLFVKPPFRRRGIGGALLRRLLQCHPSASATCSDPRLRALLERTT